The genomic window CGAAGAGGATCATGAGTGCCCATACCACGGGTGCACAAACACCGCCAATAGAGAGTCCATATCTAACGCAGATCTTCGACAATAATGAGCCGAAAAGCTGTCACAAGAGAACTAGATACACTCACAGCTTGAGGAATAATTTCGCCGAAAATGACAATCATTGTCGTTGACACGATAACCGCATACAGTCCACCGCCAAGAACATCGTCCAGGAAGATGGGTAGCGATTCATTGACAATCTGGAGCATTTCAAGATAATGAGCTACGTATCAAAACTGAGTGTGCAAGTACTTACGACATTACCCAGCAATAACACAACCAATACCCAATGTCGTCCTCTGGCAAGAAGTCGCAAGACCTTGTTCGCCGCCTTGCGCTCTTTGGgattggaagaagatgctgaGAGCACCCGAAGGTTCAAGTCGTCTGAACCCATCAAAGCCAAAGTCAAACTGTACACTCCATTGATCAGCAACTCCCTTCGGCTACGGCAGTGCAGTGACTCACCCGGCGAATACTCCACCGGCCAACACAAGGACAACACTGAGGCCGAGCTTCCACCAAAACTTGGTACTCCCGGGAGGGTCTTCAGGCTCAATTGGCGGGGCAGATGCGCCGATGGAAGACCACTGTTGAGCTGTTCGTGGTACAAGATGTACGAGTTTCGTGATAGAGAGGAGGGTGGGGATTGAGCTTGTGACGGAGCGTCGCACGAGAGGGGGCATGCTTTATGATGTACGATGTTTTGGGTACGCTGTGCGTACGAAAGGTACGGGGAGGAAGACagaaaagagaagaacCAAAATAAACGGATCTCGGAAATTAATGCCATCCTTATTATAATCATGATAATGGAAAGCACGTTCGTCATATTACGTAAACAGTTACATCTCATGTCTTCTACGGAGCCATCTCAAGCATATCCATCACTCCTGACGGTCTCATAATCCCTGCCGCAGTACTAAAGTCGTACTCGGCTCTGATAAGGTCGTGGAACTGTCGATAACCATCAACGATCGCGTTCTAAAAAAATCATAAGCGTCAGCGATCTCGTGTCTCCCTCGTTCCCGTCTAGCATAGCGACTCACATAGGCTGGAGGGAGTAACACCGCAACGGTATCTTCATCTAGCAGATACATCCTCAATTCTTTCTTCCAGTCCTCGATTTCCTTGGTACAAATCGACTTGAATTCCTCGTGCACTTCCTTCACCTTTTCAGAAGTTGCAAATTCCTGTGCCGACAGGTCGGTCTTAGCCGAACTCGACGATGCCGCCGACTTCGCGATGTAAGCTGTACATTTATCAAGGAAACTGCGCAAAGGAGAGATTGCACGTGCTGCGACAAGGGAAATGAGATCTTCACACGCTGCTTTGAGGGCGCGATCGACGTCCGTTCGAGCGTCGGGGGCGAAGTTGGATTGAGCGGAACCTCGTTGGTAGCCCaagagagaagaggcaTTGTCAAGTAAGGACTTTAAAAAGTCTTTCAATAGGGTCAGCTACCAGATAATATGATTTGTACATATCAACTCACCTCCAATACCACTCCACTCTTGTCTCCTCGCTTTGCCCAACTCCAATCCTGCTGTCATTTCTTTCAGGATCAAGAGGTGTCTCACCAAAAACATCTTGGCATCCATGGTCCTCTTTTTACCCTTCCTAGCTACCAGCATATCGGCAGCAGAAGAGAGAGAACGACGACACATGATTACCGCTTCCTGAGCAAGATCCTCGAAAACCACAGCCTGTCAAAAAGGTCAGAAGTTTTGTTTTTGCTCCTTTTTCCCATCCAAATGAGCCAACTTACATCGACATAGGTGTGCAAACAGGATAAGACCCAGAGGGTTACTCTCAGAGAAGGATACCAACTCTTTTGAGCGTCTGGAGGAGGTAACTCAAGAATGGCCGgttcatcatcatcctccgCATCCAATGATACAGCCAGTTGCCTAGAAACGAGCTTATTACCTTGCAAACCTATCGATAGTCAAAGTATGAGCAATCATCCCCTTTAAAAGCATTGTCAATTTACCTAGCTTGAGCCGCTCGGGATAATCCAGATCCCCCTCCTTTGGTGCATAATACTCCACGTCCGCGCTGAGCAGCGCCTGAGCCCTGAAGACTAGCCTCGTCTGTGCATCTTGCAGCACCATGCGCAACAGCACTTCAATATGTAACCGAGATAACGGCTTTCTCTTTCTCGACTTAACCATTGCGGCAAGTGTGCTAGGCGATAGAAGAGCAGTTGGAGATGCAGATGACAGGTGTGAACCGTAGCTCGATACTCGCCGAATGGACTGTGAACGGGAGTGAGAGATGTTATGGGAAGAACCGGATCGATACATTCGAGGTCTAGATGAGAAGTAATCGTCGCCGCCGGGGTAGTGCAATGATCCTGGGGTGGATGAGGGGGTGAAGATAGCTGattcatcatcatcttcttcgtcgCTGACCTCACGGACCATCAGCGCTTGGAGGACTGTGCACACCCCGCAAAGAACTTGAAGAGACGGCTCGTGTAGAATCCGAGGACGAAGATGGTCGTAGAGGTAGTCACAAAGGCTTTCAAGGAAACCACTGCTAGCTATCAGTCGATGTCACTGGAAAGCCGTAATTTCAACATACTAGAGCTGAGATTCACCAGATAGGAAGAAATGCTTGAATAGATTAAACTCATCTGTACAAGTCTGCTTCAAATAGCTACACCCCGATCTCGCCTAGGTAAAATGGGAAATTAACCATCATGCTCTGCTATGTCTCATCCCTTGAAGCACTTACTAGATCGACCAAGTCGCTCTTGTCCGGATCCATCCTCCCAATTTCAGCATTAACTCGTTGACCTATCAAGTTTCTCCTTGTCGTCAGATACGTCGTATGGCATTCTACAAGAAGTGATCCGAGCTCATCGGGATTTGAAGCCACACGCTGTTCCAGTTCCGCCAACAGTGGCCGAAGCGTAGCGGATAGAGATATGAATTTGGTGTAAATGAAGGCTTGAGTGGCTGTCTCTGATAAGGACTACGAGCTGTCAGAGACGGCGAAAGCAGATACGCTTCGATGAATAAAAACCCTAACCTGATCCGCTAATCGTCTTCCCACTTCCTGCCCAAGATTCTTGATAACACCAACGAAGTATAACCTAATCAAGGCCATACTTCTAGTCATACACTGCTGGTATCGTAAAAGATACACCTCAGCATCTTTGAAgtctctcttctccattaTTAGCTATGTTTTTACCCGTACAACATAGCCTACTTACGTGCTCCCCGAGATACGTGAGGCATTCTTCCAGCCGTTTGACCGTCGGCAAGAATTGGGGATTGAGGACAAGATCATTACCGGGATTGTTGAGCATTCGGGTAGCACTCTCAAGGAAGGTAAAGAATGTTAAACGATGTGCCAGTTGAGATGTATGTGTGAGGAGATGGGTCTATATCTTATCAGCTTTACTACCACTACCATAGAAAGGCAACCTACCTGCTCTTCAAGGAGATCCTCACAAGCACCTCTTAGACTCTCACTTCGTTCTTCCACATAACCTAGGCAtttttccatctctttcaCCTCCTTTTCTCCCTCTTCTAAGAGCTCTATCAATCCATCACATCTCTCTTTTAGCCCTACGATCTCTGACAAATGATCGCGATAAAGAGAATCTTGTTCATGCTCGGTCGACAATGTAAGTTGCGTAAAGTGGTCCAGGAACTGTTGAGGAGTACTGATCAACTTCGGATATAGTGGAGAAGGGACAATCGCTGTCGAAGATGAATCTTCCGGGGTAGGAGTATTGGGTAATGAAGGGCCCCGCGACGATGATGGAAGATAGAGAAGGCTACCAGGGGCCGGTGTAGCGACCAATGGCCCCTCGTTCTTAAACTTCTCCGGCAAGTCCCTCTCTCCAAACCTTGCCTTTACAGCTCCTATACTCCCAATTTGTTCATTGCTCAAGGGTGATTTGTTCTCCCACTCGTCAAGCGAGATTATCTGTTTTGCGCTTGTATTCGAAGACGGCGGTGTGCCGGCGCGGGACGCGGTAGACGAGGCAGGGGCTGAGGGGATGTGGAGAGCCGGACGGCGCAATTGATAAGCTGGTGTAGTAGAGCGGGACATATTATGTTTGCTACTGGCAGTTGGGCATGACTCTGGTGGACGGAAGTAATACGATatggagatggattgaCGTTTGCTTCGTCGGGCGATTAACGTGCGTGGAGGCCAGCGAGATCATTCCAGGCGTCGAATTTGTTTATTTACTTTCTGCTTCGAGGCCAGCCTCCACTTGTATCCATACATCAAATCTGTTATTCGTATTCACATGCACTCAACACGTAATAGGCCGAAACAATTTGCATGCTCGAGGAAAATGTAACTGCTTCCAAATCTTGGTGTATACCATTTCTAAACTTCTGCGCTCTCCTTGTCTGCCTGCTGCTATATTTCAAATTTCTTTTACACGTCAAACACAAAAAAGCCGTCATTACTTGTTGGGATATGCAAGTCTGTCTTCGTCAGATGAAGGCAAATAATAACGAAAGACGAAAACAACGACATGATCAAGTCCGGGGGTATACTGTGACTGTAACTGCAAAAATGTATATCGTAACGAAGAGAGATTGAGAGGATATTCGGGACTATGATTATTAAAGGAACTGGCATTGGGCATTAGCATCGGTAGCAAATACAAGCTGAAAAGCACTTACATAGTCTGGGGGTCTACGGGTCACCAGAGGTTCACCAGCCCGAGGTGCAGGATCGAATTGAAGGCTATCGACTTTGTCAGTTTTCGTCATCAACATCAACCATTATAAACGACCCACAAGGTGTATTTGAGCGCATCATCCACTTCAAGGATAGCAGCCTGATTACCACATCGGTAACAATAGTTGGGAGCAGAGAATATGGTGACGACATTTCGTTCTTGTGACCAGGCGAAACCTTCCATGACCAATTGATGTGCTCGCGCGACCAATGTAAGCCCGTTGTTATGATCTATAACTATTAACTGAAGACCATGGCCACAACAAAGTGCCACTTACTGAAAGCCTCAGAGATATCTTGACCAAAAGTGTAACCAGCCCCTCGAGGACTGATACCCCAACCGCACCTGTCGTCAGGGTCTGACCAAAGAAGATCACACATGGGGCCCTCGTGCGGAACCTCCTGAATACGGTCAATAGATCGAATGTGGTCAAGGGTGTCGATTGACGGCGACAGACCACCGTGCAGACAGAAGATCTGATATCACATTTAATAACGTTCCGTGGGCACCACCATTCGTCATGTCACTTACTTGGTTGTCAATCAATGCAGTCAGAGGAAGATAGTCAAACAAGTCGGTGAAGAATTTCCAGACATTGGCATTGCCGTATTTTCTTAAACACTCGTCGTAGAAACCATAAACCTGGGTGATCTGACGAGACTCATGGTTTCCTCGCAAAATAGTCACACGATCTCGGTACCGCAATTTGAGCGCAACCAGAAGCGTGACGGTCTCCACAGAGTAGTATCCTCGGTCGACATAATCTCCCATGAAAAGGTAGTTTGTGTCAGGAGAGTTGCCGCCGATACGGAAGAGTTCCGAAAGGTCGTGCTGAAACGATCGTCAGGTCTGTGCGCAAATGAATCAAGTGATACAAGATAACTCACGAATTGACCATGAATGTCACCACAGACTGTGACGGGACACCTCACGGGTTGAACGTTGGATTCTTCCATCAGAACTTCTCGCGCCTGTAAGGATGCAGGCGAACATCGTGAACACAGACGCCGGATCAGGTGAGAAATGGGAAAATTGAGAGATCACCGTCAGCACTATCCAACCAAACTCTTCAAAATCTCAACCAAGAATATCCGAGACACGGCTATGTTTCcaagaaaggaagaacgTGGCTAACACCATCAAATGCAAAAACTTGCTTGCTGACCAACAACTCCTGCCCAGGCCTTTTGGTGAAGGGTCCCCAACGtcatcatcctccatcCGCCTTGGTGAGTTTGGATTGCCGCTACCACACATGTACCACACATGCCGAGTCCTAGATTTCAAGAAACAGCCCCCATACATTTTCCACAGCAGGACTATCGCCAATATCCAAGACCACCATAATGTCAGAGTTCCTGACGTACCTTATCACATAGCTTCTTCACTTCGGGCTCGCTTAGAGGCTTGCATTGCATCAACTGGGCGATCCAGGCATCGACGTCGTCGTTGGCCGACATCTTGCTCTAGCTGTCTAAGACGTGCTTTGAGGAAAGGAGGGGTTGGGTGGATAGGTCGTTACGTTTAACGTTTGTCCGGAGTCTTTCTCGTGGTCGAATTCTTCGCTGTGATATCTGAGCACTTTCTGCGCTTGGTGTCTCTGTAGCTTGATGTCGGAAGTAGAGATAAAACAGAAGTAGGAGTAGGAAGTAGATAAATATAAGGATATGCCGTGTATACACCTCAATCACCCCACTGGAGCAACCACAGCAGCGTCACTTCTAACGCGAGTTCATCACATAACGCCGAATTTCTCCGCAGGAGGCGGCCGGCTCATCTTCCCCGTTATGTGTTACGTAATGGCACATTTGTTGACGCACGATCACTCTACGAGTATTTATTTATATATAAATAACAATTCATTATTATTGTTGGTGATGCAAAAGAATTATAACCGTTACGTATCTCATTCGACATTCATCCATTCTTCGTTTTCACACTTCCTGATCAGACCTTATTACATCTACCCGAATATCCTTCATCACACTTGAACCATGCCATCCATATTATTCAATATCTAAGTAGTTCGACTTCAATTACATGAGGCCAGCAAGGGTCGCGGGAAAAGAAATGACGAATCGTAAACGAGAAAGAACGCCAATAATTGGATCGTAGATTGAAGAGGAGCAGATATTTCGGATACCAGTGTCGAAATGGGAGAAACAGCAGGTGTATAAAGGATAAATGCCATGGTACCCTACAACAAACGGACTTCGTGCCGACGTCCTGGAGTACATGAAAGTACTTGAACGGCTGAAGAATCAGGTGAATTCCGTGCTTAATGCACGCAAACGATGATCGCTAATAGGTCCACTCCTTTTCAGTCAGATTGTactccatcatccttcCCCTTCTATGGTCCCTTCTTGAGGCCTTCCTCTCTTGAAGAATTGCGATTCCGCCGTTTCGTATTTGTCGTAGAGCCTGTTTTAATCATACGCCCTCTTTTTTGTCTTGAAATGGTTCTCGACAAATATCCAACGGCCAGCTGCCAGAAGACGGTCAAGTGTATTGAATGGAGACCTTTTCGGAACGGAAGATAACGTCAAGTCATCAGCTTTCGATATATTTGCGCAGAGCATGGGGTCTATTCGCCATCTGCAAAACTTATCCGGAGGAACGTATGCCCTTGGTGCAAGGTGAGTTTTCGCTCATCTGTGACAGCCAGAGTTATTGAATGGTGCAACCAATCGAGCAGATCGTTTACTTCCATTTCTTGCGAAGACAGCCGTAACTAGGGAGTTCTACGACCTCATTGCGGAGGTATGACCCAAAAGCTCAGTGAATCAGCTTGTGGAAAATATACATTGTCAGTTTGAATTTTTCTGTGTGGCTTTTTTATGAATTTTTGATTTTATTAATTGTCACATGCCGCAGACCTACATATGGTGCACAGCAGACGACTTGAAATCCGGTTCTATGCCGCTGCGCTTCACGAGCGAACTCGGATGTCATTCTTCAACAAATCAGCTGCACCTTCCCCTATGGTATTTCCACGAGCCCAGATCAAGAAGGGTGATGAGCCACCTGCTGTAAGAATCAATATCTCTGAAGGTAATACCACAGAATTTTGCGAAACGATAATTAAATCGCAATCAACCCGAGTCCTTCCTTTGGCACTGTACAAGCATGCTATGAACACTTTATGGCGAGGCAGCGCAAGCATGAAAGTTCGCAGTACATTCGTACATGTACTTTATCAGGTACCTTCACTCTCTTTCTCAATCAATATCTTACCATTCTGGCACAAACTTACCTTACATAGGTCTCATTACTGCCGTTGAAGCGACGATGAAGGTCGCGAATAAAGCTTCGGTCTATTCGCGCACAAGCAATGGCAGGATGCAGGTTGTGAACCCGTTATGCCGGAAGCTTGCTTAAAGAATGTTTTTTTGGGTGGGCTCTACCCTATTACTTCCACATAATAATACAGCCAGAGTGTTTCGCTAACATGTGATGAAACCAGGAATTTCTCCCAAACAATTCTCCTTCAGAGATGCAAGGTCCGCTCCTTGAATTTGCGGAAAAGTGCCAGCTGCTGGGGCAAAATTTCGGTGAGTTGGGTGAGGTGGTTGTTGACCGTTGCTGTGATTTCCGCCGTCGGATTCACGAGGCGCTGCCTGAGGTGTCCGTTGTTCAAGACTTCTACCACGTCAAGGAACGGATTATGCGGACTTTGCCGGCCAATTCCGATCATCGAAGTGCGCTTTCTACAGGTTTGACAAGGGCGATTGTGTCGACATGGGCGAATAAAAAAGGCAACCCAGCTCAGTATCGACCAATCGAAGAACAGTTGACCAGGATGAATGATTTGAGAAATCATTTCATGTCCACACCCATCGCCACTCCGGTGTTCAGGTCAACGTTCGACACCCAAGTCAAACATGTAAGGGCGGCTGCCTGCAGCGTCGACATCCTCATCTGCTTGGACAAAATTTCAATGGGCTTGACTTCGTGGCGAGGCAGCGTAAGCATGAAAGCTCGCAGTACATTCGTACTTTATCAGGTACCTTCACTCTCTTCTCAATCTATCTCTTACCATCCTGGCGCAAACTTACATCACACAGGTCTCATTAGTGCTG from Cryptococcus gattii WM276 chromosome E, complete sequence includes these protein-coding regions:
- a CDS encoding uncharacterized protein (Similar to SGTC gene model, INSD accession EAL20439.1), translated to MSRSTTPAYQLRRPALHIPSAPASSTASRAGTPPSSNTSAKQIISLDEWENKSPLSNEQIGSIGAVKARFGERDLPEKFKNEGPLVATPAPGSLLYLPSSSRGPSLPNTPTPEDSSSTAIVPSPLYPKLISTPQQFLDHFTQLTLSTEHEQDSLYRDHLSEIVGLKERCDGLIELLEEGEKEVKEMEKCLGYVEERSESLRGACEDLLEEQTHLLTHTSQLAHRLTFFTFLESATRMLNNPGNDLVLNPQFLPTVKRLEECLTYLGEHRDFKDAEVYLLRYQQCMTRSMALIRLYFVGVIKNLGQEVGRRLADQSLSETATQAFIYTKFISLSATLRPLLAELEQRVASNPDELGSLLVECHTTYLTTRRNLIGQRVNAEIGRMDPDKSDLVDLARSGCSYLKQTCTDEFNLFKHFFLSGESQLYGFLESLCDYLYDHLRPRILHEPSLQVLCGVCTVLQALMVREVSDEEDDDESAIFTPSSTPGSLHYPGGDDYFSSRPRMYRSGSSHNISHSRSQSIRRVSSYGSHLSSASPTALLSPSTLAAMVKSRKRKPLSRLHIEVLLRMVLQDAQTRLVFRAQALLSADVEYYAPKEGDLDYPERLKLGLQGNKLVSRQLAVSLDAEDDDEPAILELPPPDAQKSWYPSLRVTLWVLSCLHTYVDAVVFEDLAQEAVIMCRRSLSSAADMLVARKGKKRTMDAKMFLVRHLLILKEMTAGLELGKARRQEWSGIGDFLKSLLDNASSLLGYQRGSAQSNFAPDARTDVDRALKAACEDLISLVAARAISPLRSFLDKCTAYIAKSAASSSSAKTDLSAQEFATSEKVKEVHEEFKSICTKEIEDWKKELRMYLLDEDTVAVLLPPAYNAIVDGYRQFHDLIRAEYDFSTAAGIMRPSGVMDMLEMAP
- a CDS encoding Serine/threonine protein phosphatase 2A, catalytic subunit, putative (Similar to TIGR gene model, INSD accession AAW43622.1); this translates as MSANDDVDAWIAQLMQCKPLSEPEVKKLCDKAREVLMEESNVQPVRCPVTVCGDIHGQFHDLSELFRIGGNSPDTNYLFMGDYVDRGYYSVETVTLLVALKLRYRDRVTILRGNHESRQITQVYGFYDECLRKYGNANVWKFFTDLFDYLPLTALIDNQIFCLHGGLSPSIDTLDHIRSIDRIQEVPHEGPMCDLLWSDPDDRCGWGISPRGAGYTFGQDISEAFNHNNGLTLVARAHQLVMEGFAWSQERNVVTIFSAPNYCYRCGNQAAILEVDDALKYTFLQFDPAPRAGEPLVTRRPPDYFL